A single genomic interval of Candidatus Poribacteria bacterium harbors:
- a CDS encoding sugar phosphate isomerase/epimerase produces MKLGVSTYSYWHFKPERVPIEHVIEEAARLELDGIEILHQQMASEANPYLQKLKRLAFIHGLDLYALSIHQGFVSPDEATRQKNINHTIHCIRLAHELGIPAIRLNSGRWGTVPSFDKLMKTEGQEPTLPGHTEGEAFEWVIAAIEKCLPDAEKHGVVLGLENHWGLTCTPEGVNRIVSAIDSDWLKVTMDCGNFLSDPYQKLEQIADDAVLVHAKTYYGGGEWYTLDLDYAKIGNILKDVGFRGYISIEFEGKADAHIGVPQSVEMLRDAIPQ; encoded by the coding sequence TTGAAACTCGGTGTATCTACGTATTCTTATTGGCATTTTAAACCTGAACGCGTGCCGATTGAACACGTTATCGAAGAAGCCGCACGACTCGAACTCGACGGCATTGAGATCTTACATCAACAGATGGCATCCGAAGCGAATCCGTATCTCCAGAAACTGAAACGACTCGCCTTCATTCACGGACTCGATCTATACGCACTCTCCATCCATCAAGGCTTCGTTTCCCCAGACGAGGCAACACGACAAAAAAATATCAATCATACGATTCACTGCATCCGGTTAGCACACGAACTCGGTATCCCCGCAATTCGCCTCAATTCAGGACGTTGGGGCACCGTTCCCTCTTTCGATAAATTAATGAAAACTGAAGGACAGGAGCCGACACTCCCTGGACACACAGAAGGTGAAGCGTTCGAGTGGGTCATCGCCGCCATTGAAAAATGTCTCCCAGACGCTGAGAAACACGGGGTTGTCCTCGGACTTGAAAACCATTGGGGACTCACCTGCACCCCCGAAGGCGTCAATCGCATCGTCTCCGCTATCGACTCAGACTGGTTAAAAGTGACAATGGATTGCGGGAATTTCCTATCAGATCCATATCAGAAACTGGAACAGATTGCTGATGACGCAGTGCTTGTCCATGCCAAAACCTATTACGGTGGGGGTGAATGGTATACATTGGATTTGGATTATGCTAAAATAGGCAACATTCTAAAAGATGTCGGATTTCGAGGATACATATCCATTGAATTTGAAGGGAAGGCGGATGCGCACATCGGTGTCCCACAGAGTGTGGAGATGCTCCGTGATGCTATTCCTCAATAG
- a CDS encoding redoxin domain-containing protein, with the protein MKAISNLGIVLNSLVGFANAEVAEQDQRNVGICSQNLTAIGKAVQAYHNEHDDFPEWLSELYPKYLSDTNLLLCPVDEEGGKSAYPINEDPKMPVSYDYQFHPKYREEKTEERLIYGDVIPLARCRHHENQPFECLNLSFSFKVYPSTGIYAPEEMYGSPEKAITALEAGLQRLPDYAHSFFSERASELYRSLVRFYNEIERKEDAEALIIRFKSLIKPDDLKAQFVLGEMFELRKRYEEALAVFEKLEKQDSGSYGVLNKLAEIHWRLGNSKLAEEYHHKADPSKLELIGKLVPDFSATDLDGNPISLEQYRGKVVLLDFWAVWCGFCTLEMPNVKRVYDTYKDRGFDVIGVSLDNEKSELQDYLEKKDIPWRQIFSGEVWEDPVVQQYKVTGVPEPWLIAKDGTLISTDARGAALEHLVSESLKDIPMNQ; encoded by the coding sequence ATGAAAGCAATTTCAAACTTGGGAATCGTATTGAATTCGCTGGTCGGTTTTGCTAATGCGGAGGTGGCAGAGCAGGACCAGAGAAACGTCGGGATCTGCTCCCAAAACTTGACTGCTATTGGTAAAGCAGTTCAAGCCTACCACAATGAACACGATGATTTCCCTGAATGGCTCTCGGAGCTTTACCCGAAATACTTGTCAGATACAAACCTTTTGTTGTGTCCAGTAGATGAAGAAGGTGGGAAGTCAGCTTATCCTATCAATGAAGATCCGAAAATGCCTGTGAGTTACGACTACCAGTTTCACCCGAAGTATCGAGAAGAGAAAACCGAGGAACGACTCATATATGGGGATGTTATACCGCTTGCCCGTTGCCGACATCATGAGAATCAGCCGTTTGAGTGCCTAAACTTAAGTTTCTCTTTTAAGGTATATCCCTCAACCGGTATATACGCGCCGGAAGAAATGTATGGGTCTCCCGAAAAAGCCATTACTGCTTTGGAAGCAGGGCTTCAGCGACTGCCGGACTATGCACATTCCTTTTTCTCCGAACGGGCTTCCGAACTTTATCGTTCGCTTGTCCGTTTCTACAACGAAATCGAACGGAAAGAAGATGCTGAGGCTCTCATCATCCGTTTCAAATCACTTATAAAACCTGACGACCTTAAAGCACAATTTGTTCTCGGTGAGATGTTTGAATTAAGGAAGCGGTACGAAGAAGCACTTGCGGTTTTCGAGAAACTTGAGAAGCAGGATTCGGGTAGTTACGGTGTTCTCAACAAACTCGCTGAGATTCATTGGAGGCTCGGTAATTCTAAACTTGCAGAGGAGTATCATCACAAAGCTGATCCCAGTAAGTTAGAATTAATTGGAAAGCTTGTTCCCGACTTTTCCGCAACCGACCTTGACGGTAATCCGATTTCACTGGAGCAATATCGCGGGAAAGTCGTCTTACTTGACTTTTGGGCAGTCTGGTGCGGTTTCTGCACCTTAGAGATGCCGAATGTCAAAAGGGTTTACGATACTTATAAGGATCGGGGATTTGATGTCATCGGTGTTAGTCTTGATAATGAAAAATCGGAACTACAGGACTACTTGGAAAAGAAGGATATTCCTTGGCGCCAGATCTTCAGCGGTGAGGTATGGGAGGACCCCGTTGTACAACAGTATAAGGTTACCGGTGTTCCAGAACCATGGCTCATCGCCAAAGATGGCACACTCATCTCGACCGATGCCAGAGGGGCAGCGTTAGAGCATTTGGTGTCGGAATCACTCAAGGACATACCTATGAACCAATAG
- a CDS encoding TlpA family protein disulfide reductase: MGAGPLSSPKIINVLNTQFVNVWVLHRELPELQTGAKGAAAADLATKLRQHYSDSVDTLTLTPELEVIEHLPSKNLFHPDYRLPRSERIPRYLEMLKSSVGVEVVAQKPREFGKHGLSRRLAEAYEELGKPAPDFSATDLDGDPISLQQYRGKVILLDFWAVWNGFCIGEMLRIKKVYDTYKDQGFEVIGVSLDTDEAKLRDYLQENDIPWRQIYSGLERQSPLAQQYDVRSIPARWLIDRDGTLIAHEARHKLISRKGREADLEQLVAMAVKDKSKNR; the protein is encoded by the coding sequence TTGGGAGCGGGTCCGCTCTCCTCACCGAAAATTATCAATGTGCTCAACACGCAATTCGTGAACGTCTGGGTTCTGCACCGGGAGTTGCCCGAGTTACAAACGGGTGCCAAAGGCGCAGCAGCGGCTGACTTGGCGACGAAACTTCGACAGCATTACTCCGATTCTGTGGACACCCTAACACTGACCCCCGAATTGGAAGTGATTGAACATCTGCCCAGTAAGAATTTATTTCATCCCGATTATCGTCTACCTCGCAGCGAGCGGATACCTCGGTATTTGGAGATGCTCAAGTCATCTGTGGGTGTGGAAGTTGTGGCACAAAAGCCGAGGGAATTTGGAAAGCACGGTCTATCCCGTAGACTTGCTGAAGCCTATGAAGAATTGGGAAAACCCGCACCTGATTTTTCTGCAACGGATCTCGATGGCGATCCGATTTCGCTCCAGCAATACCGCGGAAAAGTCATCCTACTCGATTTCTGGGCGGTCTGGAACGGTTTCTGCATCGGAGAGATGCTGAGGATCAAAAAAGTTTACGATACCTATAAAGATCAGGGATTTGAGGTCATCGGGGTGAGTCTCGACACCGATGAAGCGAAATTGCGGGATTACCTTCAGGAAAATGACATCCCTTGGCGGCAGATTTACAGCGGTCTGGAGCGCCAGAGTCCCCTCGCGCAGCAGTATGACGTTCGCTCTATTCCGGCACGGTGGCTTATTGATAGGGATGGCACATTGATTGCCCATGAAGCTCGCCACAAACTGATCTCTCGCAAAGGCAGGGAGGCAGATTTAGAACAGTTGGTGGCAATGGCAGTGAAGGATAAATCTAAGAATCGGTAA
- a CDS encoding ABC transporter permease subunit translates to MWHITKRELYDHLNSLRFAFTTVLFIALMIVNAVGYLGEYAAQSTAYEKKVSASLNKMRSNADSLYKLFTEGPGALYKKPGSLSFCANGGETFIPESAEGVGEGLFLISSRFSIRTLWRMKYPQSNPNLWDIMPDYTDVDWGDIISLTLSLVAILFTFDAISSERERGTLRLTLSNSISRGTVLISKFFAALITIAIPFLIAAFIDRDGKLISHKARGEDLERLVVEALRSESENQ, encoded by the coding sequence ATGTGGCACATCACAAAACGCGAACTCTATGACCACTTGAATAGCCTCCGATTTGCCTTCACAACGGTATTGTTTATCGCACTGATGATCGTCAATGCAGTCGGGTATCTTGGCGAATACGCAGCGCAATCGACGGCGTATGAGAAAAAGGTTTCAGCGTCTTTAAATAAAATGAGGTCTAACGCAGATAGTCTTTATAAACTGTTTACGGAGGGACCCGGCGCGCTCTACAAAAAACCCGGTTCGCTTTCCTTTTGTGCAAACGGTGGTGAAACGTTTATACCTGAATCCGCTGAGGGAGTTGGCGAAGGTCTGTTCTTAATATCGAGTCGTTTTTCAATTAGAACGCTATGGCGAATGAAATATCCGCAATCCAATCCAAACCTATGGGATATTATGCCGGATTATACGGACGTTGATTGGGGAGATATAATCTCCTTGACGTTGAGTTTGGTTGCAATCTTATTCACTTTCGACGCCATCTCTTCAGAGCGGGAGCGCGGTACATTACGGCTGACGCTATCTAACAGTATTTCACGTGGCACTGTATTGATAAGTAAGTTTTTTGCCGCATTGATAACCATCGCTATCCCTTTTTTAATCGCCGCATTCATTGACAGAGATGGCAAATTAATTTCGCATAAAGCGAGAGGTGAAGATTTGGAACGGCTTGTGGTGGAAGCCCTCAGGAGCGAATCCGAGAATCAATAG
- a CDS encoding ABC transporter permease subunit produces MFLILIRRELLANLMTFRFLVAMVVTLSLVVANTVVLIADYERRLTSYDTAVTEHHQKFLRRTRTYSEVEGAILVDRPPNPLSIFNAGLDRRLGNSITIRQTLVPTLWDTRSHSADNPFLNLFSSVDLVLIFQVILSLLALLFAHDAIAGEREAGTLRLTMTNPVSRPVILLAKYTSAMVCLILPVVMSLLLAFILFSVSGSISLSGDGWLRIGGILLTSIIYLSAFYLIGLLISTITRRTPTALMLSMVIWSTLVLIYPGLSVFAVNRLWDTPSQLKAAYREIEQIWESFERERMDFLRNDEIEGEDLNSNILYSGSEGAPHISDPTTLRYSKAETRSIRIKPEAESLMPHVKVYFQFAEPRRIRAAERTWQIRQKALNHIYVRKANVAKNLMRFSPAAMYDFATEAWAGTDFHGIEDFITAVQRYRQTIIDYLYDKEAFSSRKWFAVDQGEVDWSDLPQFSYRRKDIWSGIQHASGDIACLLLINVVLFMMTFLIFVRQEV; encoded by the coding sequence ATTCGGCGGGAATTGCTCGCCAACCTTATGACCTTTCGGTTTCTCGTTGCGATGGTCGTCACGCTGTCGTTGGTTGTTGCGAATACCGTTGTTCTGATTGCCGATTACGAACGCCGTCTGACAAGTTATGATACCGCGGTGACGGAACACCATCAGAAGTTTTTAAGAAGAACAAGGACCTATTCGGAGGTGGAGGGAGCAATCCTCGTAGACCGTCCCCCCAACCCACTGAGCATTTTCAACGCAGGTTTAGATCGACGGCTCGGCAACTCTATCACTATCAGGCAGACCCTTGTCCCAACCCTTTGGGATACCCGATCACACAGTGCCGATAATCCGTTCCTCAACCTGTTTTCCAGCGTCGATTTGGTTCTGATTTTTCAGGTAATTCTCAGTCTACTGGCACTGCTTTTCGCCCACGATGCAATCGCTGGGGAACGGGAAGCAGGCACGCTCCGCTTAACGATGACAAATCCTGTCAGTCGTCCCGTTATTCTCTTGGCAAAGTACACCAGCGCAATGGTGTGTCTGATTCTCCCTGTAGTCATGAGTTTGCTACTCGCATTCATCTTATTTTCTGTATCCGGGTCGATTTCGCTGAGTGGAGATGGTTGGCTCCGCATTGGTGGCATTTTGCTAACTTCAATCATCTATCTTTCCGCTTTTTATCTCATCGGATTGCTAATCTCCACGATCACTCGCCGAACCCCGACTGCTCTGATGTTATCAATGGTAATATGGAGTACCCTGGTTCTCATCTATCCAGGTCTGAGCGTATTTGCAGTCAATCGGCTTTGGGACACACCTTCTCAATTGAAAGCCGCTTATCGTGAAATTGAGCAGATTTGGGAAAGTTTTGAAAGAGAACGGATGGATTTTTTAAGGAACGATGAAATTGAAGGGGAGGACTTGAATTCCAATATACTTTATTCAGGAAGTGAGGGGGCGCCTCATATTTCAGATCCGACGACGCTCAGGTACTCTAAGGCGGAAACTCGCAGTATTCGTATCAAGCCGGAGGCAGAATCCTTGATGCCTCATGTCAAAGTTTACTTTCAATTCGCAGAGCCGCGACGAATTCGCGCAGCAGAAAGGACATGGCAGATTCGACAGAAGGCTTTAAATCATATCTACGTTCGCAAAGCAAATGTGGCAAAAAACCTGATGCGTTTCTCACCGGCGGCGATGTATGATTTCGCAACCGAAGCGTGGGCAGGAACAGATTTCCACGGTATTGAGGATTTTATCACAGCAGTCCAGCGGTATCGACAGACGATTATCGATTATCTCTATGATAAGGAAGCCTTTTCTTCCCGGAAATGGTTCGCTGTTGATCAAGGAGAAGTCGATTGGAGCGATTTACCTCAGTTTTCTTATCGTCGGAAAGATATATGGAGCGGCATACAGCACGCCAGCGGCGATATTGCGTGCTTACTACTCATCAACGTTGTGCTGTTTATGATGACATTTCTAATCTTCGTACGGCAGGAAGTGTAG